One part of the Neodiprion virginianus isolate iyNeoVirg1 chromosome 3, iyNeoVirg1.1, whole genome shotgun sequence genome encodes these proteins:
- the LOC124300484 gene encoding uncharacterized protein LOC124300484 has product MLLRWKENLNVFNVFIVALVMRTEIVTGFIDYSEIRRNEHPIVLDPHLARTTRQLLEKYDSWAVYRTSYTLQQATEHFLHYGAFLRNQILDIFGALVYDHYDDFSTSQLEALYRVYRDTLKRKYNIFDIVPSVLAQSDIRPSSICRHINKNVRTCLRESSLRCATMKQHDKSHPHTILTRVFNITRYMFKTAGLKQQFPEGFSLPAILERLKSGHLSLTAGMVSGLLQSVQYDSVNDEVRAAEKNVMQLLMSEKLDSGRKQSLMPRDQLRQVLTVNELLKNIFDGRKSMYDRNENKNFDVLSQHVISEVEAISPNIEILGAVYDNNTIQMKYLFDLVLPPDVVDRDISDAKNYLLNKMQDFDVVRKYLKVEKYQQSGPDQLLMEILRQMRDINFAPDIVTALHTHARFWHQSRMINNLNDLLDLFDAYENLRNVPNFSNLVSLMDDIRGSLINSKVVAIELLCSNPRSCLQRGLKIIAQCTLVNSKTKSLLVRLFHNLNQDGSIDIDKCKRSTNQLITEVLKPSLQARSEKTGEVTSELTIQNDTHNMELSGAKNKNTADHETATEMIIVENFVEKRLEVKLRASEEPTTITTTNTNSLEEDDSDKAYNRFFGHCLGMECSDYFSFDSNYLDYFSGDWLESSSSEEEQHHHEHKCIGKNCPPSWMPNKPQHCANGNCGAPSVPEHPIECIGSDCNDFIPPSVSYPECIGNRCDDKQECIGKNCPPSWMPNKPQHCANGNCGIPSVPEHPIECIGSDCNYFIPPSVSYPECIGNRCDNKHECIGKNCPPSWMPNKPQHCANGNCGIPSVPEHPIECIGSDCNYFPPTGPSPSECIFPNCNKPPLSNNLVCSGNKCKPSGEVNPWTLDESKLTMTVLPYNQCKFKDPQYQRRLDRLKKIRILDSFYATESVPTDAAASFYENYSDESHGQSAPPTKHRQSSHLVGSTQRKPPQNELLTHHKRPWPFTFYPFASHSGQVLKIKKPVTFNDSYADSNMGSGIKPGISAIKNHTNKRRKMNVNVNVNVNRDSKNRQKRLRRHFISGSRGVVTSQTLGSEVKPLRNTDYRSSAVDVRVGEHSGLSNPSTMYSDIKKKQANNQMRTNHVPYQTRSDGKIDVVRKRRSIITAPRRTNHRSGSL; this is encoded by the exons ATGTTGCTCCGGTGGAAAGAAAATCTCAATGTATTCAACGTGTTTATCGTTGCTTTGGTTATGCGGACAGAAATCGTCACA GGTTTCATCGATTACAGTGAAATACGGCGCAATGAACACCCGATCGTATTAGACCCACATCTGGCAAGGACAACTCGTCAATTGTTGGAAAAGTACGATAGCTGGGCGGTTTATAGGACGTCGTACACACTGCAACAGGCAACAGAACACTTTCTCCACTACGGAGCCTTCCTACGTAACCAGATCCTCGATATCTTCGGGGCACTCGTCTACGACCATTACGACGATTTTAGCACGAGTCAACTCGAAGCTCTTTACAGAGTTTACCGGGACACGCTCAAGAGGaagtacaatatttttgacatAGTACCGAGCGTTCTTGCGCAGTCGGACATTCGGCCGTCAAGCATATGTCGGCACATCAACAAGAACGTTCGCACATGCTTGAGGGAAAGCTCACTGCGGTGTGCAACGATGAAACAGCACGACAAGTCACATCCGCACACGATCTTGACCCGAGTTTTCAACATAACGCGATACATGTTCAAAACTGCTGGGTTGAAGCAACAGTTCCCAGAAGGATTTTCCCTGCCAGCTATTTTGGAACGCCTAAAATCGGGGCATCTCTCATTGACGGCTGGAATGGTGTCTGGGCTCCTGCAGAGCGTTCAGTACGATAGTGTCAACGATGAAGTTCGTGCGgcggaaaaaaatgtcatgcAGTTACTGATGTCCGAAAAATTGGACAGTGGTCGTAAGCAAAGTCTTATGCCGAGAGATCAGCTGCGACAGGTTTTGACAGTGAACGAACTGcttaagaatatttttgacGGTCGGAAATCCATGTACGATAGAAATGAGAACAAGAACTTTGACGTACTGTCGCAACACGTCATCAGCGAGGTCGAGGCCATCAGTCCTAACATTGAAATTCTTGGTGCGGTTTACGATAATAACACAATCCAGATGAAGTATCTTTTCGATTTGGTTCTACCGCCAGATGTTGTTGACAGGGATATCAGTGACGCGAAAAATTACCTTTTGAACAAGATGCAGGATTTTGACGTGGTGCGCAAATATTtgaaggttgaaaaatatcagcaGAGTGGCCCTGATCAGTTGTTAATGGAAATACTGAGGCAGATGAGAGACATCAACTTTGCCCCTGATATAGTGACGGCTCTTCACACTCACGCTCGCTTCTGGCACCAGAGTCGTATGATAAACAACCTGAACGACTTGCTCGATCTTTTCGATGCCTACGAGAACCTTCGCAACGTTCCAAATTTCTCAAACCTAGTCTCGTTGATGGATGATATTCGGGGAAGTTTGATAAATTCGAAGGTCGTGGCGATAGAACTGTTGTGCAGTAACCCTAGATCGTGTCTGCAGCGCGGCTTGAAGATTATCGCACAGTGCACGCTAGTGAATTCAAAGACCAAATCTCTCCTTGTTAGATTGTTCCATAATTTGAATCAGGATGGGTCAATTGATATTGACAAGTGTAAGCGATCGACGAATCAGCTGATTACGGAAGTGTTGAAGCCTTCGTTACAGGCAAGATCGGAAAAGACTGGTGAAGTTACAAGCGAGCTGACAATTCAGAATGACACCCATAATATGGAGTTGTCTggtgcaaaaaataaaaataccgcAGACCATGAAACGGCAACTGAAATGATCATCGTAGAAAATTTTGTGGAAAAGCGGCTAGAGGTCAAGCTGCGGGCAAGTGAGGAACCAACAACAATAACGACAACCAACACAAATTCCTTGGAAGAAGACGATTCCGATAAAGCCTATAATAGATTTTTTGGCCACTGTTTAGGCATGGAATGCTCTGACTACTTCAGTTTTGATTCAAACTACCTCGATTATTTTAGTGGTGATTGGCTTGAAAGCTCGAGTTCCGAAGAGGAGCAGCACCACCACGAGCACAAGTGCATTGGGAAAAATTGCCCGCCATCGTGGATGCCCAATAAACCGCAACATTGTGCAAACGGCAATTGTGGAGCACCATCCGTACCTGAGCATCCGATCGAATGCATCGGTTCTGACTGCAATGACTTTATTCCTCCCAGTGTCAGTTATCCCGAATGTATTGGCAATCGTTGTGATGATAAACAGGAGTGCATTGGGAAAAATTGCCCGCCATCGTGGATGCCCAATAAACCGCAACATTGTGCAAACGGCAATTGTGGAATACCATCCGTACCTGAGCATCCGATCGAATGCATCGGTTCTGACTGCAATTACTTTATTCCTCCCAGTGTCAGTTATCCCGAATGTATTGGCAATCGTTGTGATAATAAACACGAGTGCATTGGGAAAAATTGCCCGCCATCTTGGATGCCCAATAAACCGCAACATTGTGCAAACGGCAATTGTGGAATACCATCCGTACCTGAGCATCCGATCGAATGCATCGGTTCTGACTGCAATTACTTTCCTCCTACAGGTCCCAGTCCTTCCGAATGTATATTTCCCAATTGTAATAAGCCTCCTCTGAGCAACAATTTAGTTTGCAGTGGGAATAAATGTAAGCCCAGTGGTGAGGTCAACCCTTGGACACTAGATGAAAGTAAACTTACCATGACAGTTCTGCCCTACAATCAGTGCAAGTTCAAAGATCCCCAATATCAGAGAAGGCTTGACCGACTGAAAAAGATTCGTATCTTAGATTCTTTTTATGCAACGGAATCGGTTCCTACCGACGCTGCTGCcagtttttacgaaaattattcggACGAGTCGCATGGCCAATCCGCACCACCGACAAAACATCGGCAATCATCGCATCTGGTTGGCTCAACTCAGCGAAAACCCCCGCAAAATGAACTTTTGACGCACCATAAACGTCCATGGCCTTTTACGTTCTATCCATTCGCTTCGCACTCTGGTCAGGtactgaaaatcaaaaaacccGTTACATTCAACGATTCATACGCTGACTCTAATATGGGATCGGGAATTAAGCCCGGCATCAGTGCAATAAAGAATCACACAAATAAGCGCAGAAAAATGAATGTGAATGTGAATGTGAATGTAAACCGCGATAGCAAAAATCGGCAGAAGAGATTGCGGCGGCACTTTATAAGTGGTTCCAGAGGTGTTGTTACCAGTCAAACGCTTGGTTCGGAGGTGAAACCACTGAGGAACACGGATTATCGGAGTTCAGCAGTCGATGTTCGAGTTGGGGAGCATTCAGGTCTGTCGAATCCTTCGACGATGTATTCGGATATTAAGAAGAAGCAGGCGAATAACCAGATGAGAACGAACCATGTTCCTTATCAGACCCGGTCCGATGGCAAGATCGATGTCGTCAGGAAACGTAGATCCATCATTACGGCACCACGGAGAACGAACCATCGCTCTGGAAGTCTTTGA
- the LOC124300571 gene encoding uncharacterized protein LOC124300571 — translation MDSSPSIGGSPSGPGDLEMAEDYAYACQRAELLGLPLPSQEEWTKSRQATEPTKEEIEDSIVEDATMKDESLQRVGGGLDELNSILSATQKKLNRFKTVCGSLGAMLKVRVGSRSSTPDHAPLQPNPDSSKGLSDTLTADETISVECTVDETVEKIEAGARRHDINDKIESHVDKLDLLISKAENAQYSMQHQTKQMKKFLK, via the exons ATGGATTCCTCGCCCTCGATAGGCGGCAG TCCCTCGGGACCCGGGGATCTAGAGATGGCCGAGGACTACGCCTACGCGTGTCAAAGAGCCGAGCTCCTCGGGCTGCCACTGCCTAGTCAGGAGGAATGGACCAAGTCAAGGCAAGCCACTGAACCCACCAAAGAAGAGATCGAGGACTCGATAGTCGAG GATGCCACTATGAAAGATGAAAGCTTGCAACGCGTCGGGGGCGGTCTGGATGAACTCAACAGCATCCTAAGCGCAACTCAAAAGAAGCTGAACAGGTTTAAA ACTGTCTGCGGTAGCTTGGGGGCCATGTTGAAGGTACGAGTGGGCTCCAGGTCAAGCACTCCAGACCATGCACCTCTCCAGCCAAACCCGGACAGCTCGAAAGGCTTGAGTGACACCCTGACGGCCGATGAGACTATATCTGTGGAGTGTACGGTGGATGAAACGGTCGAAAAGATCGAGGCTGGTGCTCGGAGGCACGATATCAATGATAAGATCGAGTCACACGTCGACAAGTTGGACCTGTTGATATCGAAGGCGGAAAACGCACAGTACAGTATGCAGCATCAAACGAAgcaaatgaagaaatttttgaaatag
- the LOC124300473 gene encoding integrator complex subunit 2 isoform X1, whose product MPTNTAVSPRVFTAIQNVHIKELSTCSQKEIRPILPCLVRMSLISPLDITKECAEGRKEILTILSGIELVNSIVALLSIDFHALETDVRKEQQLRQKLGSVQSDSILAQSLQSGLALEFERSDSTRRLRLVLSEILFIASQIQELQRNQEFQIKQSDLFDNAVYMEEISDVICIALAELPALLSILDIAETLLHVKHGPEIICWIVANSPDSFAEVCAHLIANGERQEESALGRIRTQALTMLCQMNPSQALAVRAKCVELCRMPALAITLSLEHENIDNLQPESDMVAFVSGLLLGNDQQVRTWIAMFVRNGQKRKWESHTALQSLREELLRRLKAITSHSSDSQLAESYVVQASALLRLYCALRGIGGIKFQDDEVVMIVQLLTSHPPPSPAGVRFVSLGLCMLIACPSLIGHSNLEKRSIEWVQWLVREEVYFESTSGVSASFGEMLLLMAIHFHSNQLSAICELVCATLGMKIPIRPNNLTRMKQIFTQEIFTEQVVTSHAVKVPVTANLSANIPGFLPVHCIHQLLKSRAFAKHKVPIKNWIYRQICDSVPPLHPVLPALVEVYVNSILVTTNKTSEHTNKPITEDEIRRVFQNSVFGANFDPKKSVLNIADMENDYMDVDTSKPSLTSQLLLLYYLLLYEDVRLSNMHNFISQGKKVKSYSTEFLSELPIKYLLQQVQRDQMSYAGLFSPLLRLLATHFPHLSLVDDWLDEEMINIDSMTANYDNVVINDVAIIEAFGHIETCPSRTGRLLRQLIDMKPTDIWPHAETIIHFFKAILDNKVPRYIQELYKQVWLRLNTVLPRCLWVLSINALIIENTMVRNVFLTQENIVLDPLQVLRCHTRVFRCAPVLSVILRILQATLAASRSQLSRHMQDRPLTEKIGQLTSEAEREDLRTALVAGQESAAVQILLEACLETEEDRQVPGQMWSLREIRSVVCSYLHQVFIADPSLAKLVHFQGYPRELLPITVSGIPSMHICLDWIPELLSQPEPEKQVFAVDLASHLAVQYALPKALSVSRLAINTLATLLGVLPAKGRVLLFMPVLPALTRICLAFPPLAEDTTALLLQLGRVSVAQAALGDKSAEILCREVNKTFAALLQKAILQSRVF is encoded by the exons ATGCCAACCAACACTGCAGTGTCGCCCCGAGTTTTTACTGCGATACAAAATGTACATATCAAAGAACTATCGACGTGCTCTCAGAAAGAAATACGACCAATTCTACCCTGTTTGGTTAGGATGAGCTTGATCTCACCCTTGGACATCACAAAAGAATGCGCAGAagggagaaaagaaatattaacGATATTATCCGGGATAGAATTAGTTAATTCCATCGTAGCTCTTCTATCAATAGACTTTCACGCGTTAGAAACTGACGTTCGTAAGGAACAACAATTGAG aCAAAAACTTGGAAGTGTTCAAAGCGACAGCATTCTTGCTCAGTCATTACAGAGCGGATTAGCTTTGGAATTCGAACGTAGTGACTCTACTCGACGACTACGCTTAGTACTCAGTGAGATCCTTTTTATAGCCTCTCAGATACAAGAGCTCCAGAGAAATCAAGAGTTTCAGATCAAGCAATCAGATTTATTTGATAATGCGGTTTACATGGAAGAAATAAGCGATGTTATTTGCATAGCCCTGGCAGAACTCCCTGCTCTATTGTCGATTCTAGACATAGCGGAAACTTTGTTACATGTTAAACATGGTCCAGAGATAATATGCTGGATCGTAGCCAACAGTCCAGATAGTTTTGCAGAGGTTTGTGCTCATCTGATCGCAAATGGAGAGAGACAAGAAGAATCTGCCTTAGGTCGAATTCGTACCCAAGCTTTGACCATGCTGTGCCAAATGAATCCCAGTCAGGCTTTAGCTGTTAGAGCAAAATGTGTTGAACTATGCCGCATGCCTGCACTTGCCATAACTCTGAGTCTTGAACATGAGAATATCGATAACTTACAACCAGAAAGCGACATGGTTGCTTTTGTGTCTGGATTGTTGCTTGGAAATGATCAGCAAGTAAGAACTTGGATCGCGATGTTTGTTAGGAATGGTCAGAAACGAAAATGGGAGTCCCATACAGCTCTGCAATCTCTTAGAGAAGAACTGCTTAGAAGACTAAAGGCAATTACTTCCCACAGCTCAGACAGTCAGTTGGCAGAGTCTTATGTTGTTCAAGCCAGTGCCTTGCTCAGACTTTATTGCGCGCTCAGAGGAATCggtggaataaaatttcaggaCGACGAAGTTGTCATGATAGTGCAATTATTGACTTCTCATCCCCCACCATCTCCAGCTGGAGTCAGATTCGTGTCTTTGGGATTGTGCATGCTAATTGCTTGCCCGTCGCTGATAGGACACAGTAATCTTGAAAAACGTAGCATAGAATGGGTACAGTGGCTTGTCAGAGAAGAAGTTTACTTCGAAAGTACAAGTGGCGTGTCTGCCAGCTTTGGTGAAATGTTACTTCTCATGGCTATTCATTTCCACAGCAATCAGCTATCCGCTATTTGTGAGCTGGTCTGCGCTACTCTCGGAATGAAAATACCCATCAGGCCAAATAATCTCACTAGAATGAAGCAGATATTCACACAAGAAATATTCACTGAACAGGTTGTCACATCTCATGCAGTGAAGGTCCCTGTTACAGCAAATCTCAGCGCAAACATCCCTGGGTTTTTGCCTGTGCACTGCATACATCAGTTGCTAAAATCAAGAGCTTTTGCCAAACACAAAGTACCAATTAAAAATTGGATTTATCGTCAAATATGCGACAGTGTACCTCCCCTACATCCTGTACTACCAGCTCTGGTGGAGGTATACGTCAATTCAATTTTAGTTACAACTAACAAAACCTCCGAACATACCAATAAACCAATCACAGAGGATGAAATCAGAAGAGTATTCCAGAATAGTGTTTTTGGAGCAAATTTCGATCCAAAAAAGTCTGTTCTAAATATTGCTGATATGGAAAATGATTACATGGATGTCGACACTTCAAAACCATCCCTAACGTCACAACTGTTGCTATTGTATTACTTATTATTGTACGAGGATGTGAGATTATCAAATATGCATAATTTCATATCACAGGGTAAAAAAGTGAAGTCGTATTCAACCGAGTTTTTATCTGAGTTGCCAATAAAATATCTCTTACAACAAGTTCAAAGGGATCAAATGAGTTACGCAGGATTGTTTTCTCCTCTCTTGCGGCTCTTAGCCACACATTTTCCACATCTGTCGTTGGTGGATGACTGGTTGGATGAAGAGATGATAAATATAGACTCAATGACAGCTAATTACGACAATGTTGTAATTAATGATGTAGCAATTATAGAGGCATTTGGACATATCGAAACTTGCCCATCCCGAACAGGAAGATTACTACGTCAGCTTATAGACATGAAGCCTACAGATATTTGGCCACATGCGGAAACCATTATACATTTCTTCAAAGCAATATTGGACAATAAAGTACCAAGATACATTCAAG aacTGTATAAACAAGTCTGGTTAAGATTAAACACTGTATTACCAAGATGCCTTTGGGTACTATCAATCAATGCAttaatcattgaaaatacaaTGGTCAGGAATGTATTTCTTACTCAAGAAAACATTGTCCTTGACCCACTGCAAGTTTTGCGATGCCACACAAGAGTTTTTAGATGTGCGCCCGTCTTGTCAGTTATTCTACG TATTTTGCAAGCAACATTAGCTGCATCTCGATCTCAGTTATCTAGGCATATGCAGGACAGACCCttaacagaaaaaattggtcAACTAACCAGCGAAGCTGAAAGAGAGGATCTACGAACTGCTCTGGTTGCAGGGCAAGAGAGTGCAGCAGTACAAATTCTCTTAGAAGCCTGCTTAGAAACAGAAGAAGATCGTCAAGTGCCTGGTCAAATGTGGTCCCTAAGGGAAATACGAAGTGTCGTTTGTTCATACCTTCATCAAGTTTTTATTGCTGATCCTTCACTAGCAAAATTAGTGCATTTTCAA GGATATCCAAGAGAGCTATTACCAATTACTGTTTCTGGTATTCCCTCTATGCACATTTGTCTCGATTGGATACCAGAGTTGTTGTCGCAGCCTGAACCAGAGAAGCAAGTATTTGCTGTTGATCTAGCATCTCATTTGGCAGTTCAGTATGCCCTACCAAAAGCTCTGAGTGTATCACGGCTAGCTATTAATACACTGGCAACTTTATTAGGAGTTTTGCCAGCTAAAGGTAGAGTGTTGTTATTCATGCCTGTTTTACCAGCTCTTACAAGGATCTGTTTGGCATTTCCACCTTTGGCTGAAGATACAACTGCTTTATTGCTACAACTTGGACGAGTTAGTGTGGCCCAAGCAGCCCTGGGAGATAAATCCGCAGAAATATTATGTCGCGAGGTCAACAAAACTTTCGCTGCTTTGCTGCAAAAAGCAATTCTCCAGTCAAGAGTATTCTAA
- the LOC124300473 gene encoding integrator complex subunit 2 isoform X2: MPTNTAVSPRVFTAIQNVHIKELSTCSQKEIRPILPCLVRMSLISPLDITKECAEGRKEILTILSGIELVNSIVALLSIDFHALETDVRKEQQLRQKLGSVQSDSILAQSLQSGLALEFERSDSTRRLRLVLSEILFIASQIQELQRNQEFQIKQSDLFDNAVYMEEISDVICIALAELPALLSILDIAETLLHVKHGPEIICWIVANSPDSFAEVCAHLIANGERQEESALGRIRTQALTMLCQMNPSQALAVRAKCVELCRMPALAITLSLEHENIDNLQPESDMVAFVSGLLLGNDQQVRTWIAMFVRNGQKRKWESHTALQSLREELLRRLKAITSHSSDSQLAESYVVQASALLRLYCALRGIGGIKFQDDEVVMIVQLLTSHPPPSPAGVRFVSLGLCMLIACPSLIGHSNLEKRSIEWVQWLVREEVYFESTSGVSASFGEMLLLMAIHFHSNQLSAICELVCATLGMKIPIRPNNLTRMKQIFTQEIFTEQVVTSHAVKVPVTANLSANIPGFLPVHCIHQLLKSRAFAKHKVPIKNWIYRQICDSVPPLHPVLPALVEVYVNSILVTTNKTSEHTNKPITEDEIRRVFQNSVFGANFDPKKSVLNIADMENDYMDVDTSKPSLTSQLLLLYYLLLYEDVRLSNMHNFISQGKKVKSYSTEFLSELPIKYLLQQVQRDQMSYAGLFSPLLRLLATHFPHLSLVDDWLDEEMINIDSMTANYDNVVINDVAIIEAFGHIETCPSRTGRLLRQLIDMKPTDIWPHAETIIHFFKAILDNKVPRYIQELYKQVWLRLNTVLPRCLWVLSINALIIENTMVRNVFLTQENIVLDPLQVLRCHTRVFRCAPVLSVILRARECSSTNSLRSLLRNRRRSSSAWSNVVPKGNTKCRLFIPSSSFYC; the protein is encoded by the exons ATGCCAACCAACACTGCAGTGTCGCCCCGAGTTTTTACTGCGATACAAAATGTACATATCAAAGAACTATCGACGTGCTCTCAGAAAGAAATACGACCAATTCTACCCTGTTTGGTTAGGATGAGCTTGATCTCACCCTTGGACATCACAAAAGAATGCGCAGAagggagaaaagaaatattaacGATATTATCCGGGATAGAATTAGTTAATTCCATCGTAGCTCTTCTATCAATAGACTTTCACGCGTTAGAAACTGACGTTCGTAAGGAACAACAATTGAG aCAAAAACTTGGAAGTGTTCAAAGCGACAGCATTCTTGCTCAGTCATTACAGAGCGGATTAGCTTTGGAATTCGAACGTAGTGACTCTACTCGACGACTACGCTTAGTACTCAGTGAGATCCTTTTTATAGCCTCTCAGATACAAGAGCTCCAGAGAAATCAAGAGTTTCAGATCAAGCAATCAGATTTATTTGATAATGCGGTTTACATGGAAGAAATAAGCGATGTTATTTGCATAGCCCTGGCAGAACTCCCTGCTCTATTGTCGATTCTAGACATAGCGGAAACTTTGTTACATGTTAAACATGGTCCAGAGATAATATGCTGGATCGTAGCCAACAGTCCAGATAGTTTTGCAGAGGTTTGTGCTCATCTGATCGCAAATGGAGAGAGACAAGAAGAATCTGCCTTAGGTCGAATTCGTACCCAAGCTTTGACCATGCTGTGCCAAATGAATCCCAGTCAGGCTTTAGCTGTTAGAGCAAAATGTGTTGAACTATGCCGCATGCCTGCACTTGCCATAACTCTGAGTCTTGAACATGAGAATATCGATAACTTACAACCAGAAAGCGACATGGTTGCTTTTGTGTCTGGATTGTTGCTTGGAAATGATCAGCAAGTAAGAACTTGGATCGCGATGTTTGTTAGGAATGGTCAGAAACGAAAATGGGAGTCCCATACAGCTCTGCAATCTCTTAGAGAAGAACTGCTTAGAAGACTAAAGGCAATTACTTCCCACAGCTCAGACAGTCAGTTGGCAGAGTCTTATGTTGTTCAAGCCAGTGCCTTGCTCAGACTTTATTGCGCGCTCAGAGGAATCggtggaataaaatttcaggaCGACGAAGTTGTCATGATAGTGCAATTATTGACTTCTCATCCCCCACCATCTCCAGCTGGAGTCAGATTCGTGTCTTTGGGATTGTGCATGCTAATTGCTTGCCCGTCGCTGATAGGACACAGTAATCTTGAAAAACGTAGCATAGAATGGGTACAGTGGCTTGTCAGAGAAGAAGTTTACTTCGAAAGTACAAGTGGCGTGTCTGCCAGCTTTGGTGAAATGTTACTTCTCATGGCTATTCATTTCCACAGCAATCAGCTATCCGCTATTTGTGAGCTGGTCTGCGCTACTCTCGGAATGAAAATACCCATCAGGCCAAATAATCTCACTAGAATGAAGCAGATATTCACACAAGAAATATTCACTGAACAGGTTGTCACATCTCATGCAGTGAAGGTCCCTGTTACAGCAAATCTCAGCGCAAACATCCCTGGGTTTTTGCCTGTGCACTGCATACATCAGTTGCTAAAATCAAGAGCTTTTGCCAAACACAAAGTACCAATTAAAAATTGGATTTATCGTCAAATATGCGACAGTGTACCTCCCCTACATCCTGTACTACCAGCTCTGGTGGAGGTATACGTCAATTCAATTTTAGTTACAACTAACAAAACCTCCGAACATACCAATAAACCAATCACAGAGGATGAAATCAGAAGAGTATTCCAGAATAGTGTTTTTGGAGCAAATTTCGATCCAAAAAAGTCTGTTCTAAATATTGCTGATATGGAAAATGATTACATGGATGTCGACACTTCAAAACCATCCCTAACGTCACAACTGTTGCTATTGTATTACTTATTATTGTACGAGGATGTGAGATTATCAAATATGCATAATTTCATATCACAGGGTAAAAAAGTGAAGTCGTATTCAACCGAGTTTTTATCTGAGTTGCCAATAAAATATCTCTTACAACAAGTTCAAAGGGATCAAATGAGTTACGCAGGATTGTTTTCTCCTCTCTTGCGGCTCTTAGCCACACATTTTCCACATCTGTCGTTGGTGGATGACTGGTTGGATGAAGAGATGATAAATATAGACTCAATGACAGCTAATTACGACAATGTTGTAATTAATGATGTAGCAATTATAGAGGCATTTGGACATATCGAAACTTGCCCATCCCGAACAGGAAGATTACTACGTCAGCTTATAGACATGAAGCCTACAGATATTTGGCCACATGCGGAAACCATTATACATTTCTTCAAAGCAATATTGGACAATAAAGTACCAAGATACATTCAAG aacTGTATAAACAAGTCTGGTTAAGATTAAACACTGTATTACCAAGATGCCTTTGGGTACTATCAATCAATGCAttaatcattgaaaatacaaTGGTCAGGAATGTATTTCTTACTCAAGAAAACATTGTCCTTGACCCACTGCAAGTTTTGCGATGCCACACAAGAGTTTTTAGATGTGCGCCCGTCTTGTCAGTTATTCTACG GGCAAGAGAGTGCAGCAGTACAAATTCTCTTAGAAGCCTGCTTAGAAACAGAAGAAGATCGTCAAGTGCCTGGTCAAATGTGGTCCCTAAGGGAAATACGAAGTGTCGTTTGTTCATACCTTCATCAAGTTTTTATTGCTGA